Below is a window of Humulus lupulus chromosome 2, drHumLupu1.1, whole genome shotgun sequence DNA.
GCACGGccacacacacatacatatatatgccACTTTTATAAGTATTAGAATGATTAAATTTCATTGAAACCACAAAATGGTAAACCACAGAAAAACAGGTAGATGGTAGGTAAAAAAAATCACGATAGTTCCCCTCTTCCTGGTCTCAAAAGAACAAGGATCtagaaaataaatttgaaaaattcaTTTATCAACAAGCATGCTCTATTCCGCACATTTCAAATCTTTTATTCAGATTGATTTTAGCTGGAAGAGTTTTTACAAGACAAAATGTTTGTAAAGAAGGAATCTATATGTCATAAAACAACTTGAATTATAAGcactttgagagatgatatttgTTTCAAGACTTTACCTGCCAAGTTCCAAAAGTATTTCAagcaattttaaatgataaaaaaagTATGTTCAATAGGTTCTCAAACCCATAGTTGGAGAGAGAATTTCCACCCTCACTACAGACATCAATGAGCTACAGGCATATAAGAGTGAGTGAAGATTTTACTGCAGGGAGAAACATAAAAGCAAGATAATAGAAAAAATTGCTCTACTCACTGATGTAAAGTATAAGCGTGTGCGCACATGGCGTTCAGGTGTCTTGACATTTGCATACCTGAaagaataaagagaagaaaaacatgAATCAAGCAATCATAGTTTGGAGACGTAGTAAAATTGCATTAAAAAGACTCATATATTCACTTTGGATCCAAACGGTATTTGGGCTCTTTATCATCATCTTCATCCTGATCCAATGATATTTCGCTTGTAGTAGTGCTGGTTCGTCTCATGTCATCATTCTTAATTTTAACCTTTAGCATTTCACTACTGCTGCTTAATTTTTTCATGTCATCATTCTTAATATTGAACATTGATTGATATTCTGCATCTTCCTTCTCAGTATCAAGCCTTGAATCTTGCTCTTGGCTACACTTCAACTCAGCAACACTGATCGCTTCTTCACGAGTATTCCTCAGATCGATCAACATTTTACCCAGCAGACGGCGAGCAATCTGATATGTAGGACATACAATTCTGTTAGAAATGGAGCAATTTGAGAACCCAAGCCTAAATAAAAAGTTCTCCTCACTGCACTTTTTTTTTGGGGGGAAAGAAACCAATTTGAAGACTACCAAAGATTGCTAACATCTAAGCAGTGCCCTACAATGCTATGTCTAAGATCGTTAAAACAAATTTGTCAACATGGACATCAGTTTGGCCTACATCCAAGTATCTATAAGGGAAATTTcagaaatatttattttcaatgtCTTAAGGAAACATGCTTCTATGGAACAAAACAACATGAACACAAATTACACGCTTACATTACCAACTTTCATAAACATCAAGCTCTAAGAAACATTTCAATTGTTATAATATACAACATCAATATTTAAGaaacattcaaacatttaaattgTTATAATATACAACATCAACAATATTTCAGGATtacaaatttcaaaaatatatttaagttaCTATAAAGAAATTTCTTCAATCATAGAGCATAAGTTCATgttaaaatcatatctattaaacCCAACATCCTGTTGGCAAGCTAATAAGAATAATAGGATAAGACAGCAAGAAGCTACCTTTGAGCCAATCTTGAGCTTCTGCTTTGGATTGATTCCATACTCATTTGGAATTACACCATCCGCAAGTTGCTGCAATTGTCATAAAATAAAGAGGGCTCAGAAAAATCTTCATAAACTGACCTCATTTGATATGCACATATTACGTATACATTGTTGCAAGCGAGTATCTTTTTCCTTGTGTGAATTTTTCCTGAAGCATAGAGAGAGAAAGACTGATGAATGTGGTTAACTTTCTTTCCATACCTGAGCAACTTTAAAGAGCTCATCCAACCCGTCTAAATTGAGATGAGCATTGTGCAGCAGATCATATCTGCCAAGTGATCAATCAAGACAACAAATAATTTTTAGCAATGGCATAGTTAAGTTAAGATTTGGTTTAAACTGCTTCTTTTCCTGACTTTGCATTAAAGAGCAGTAGAGATCGTACAGGCTAAAAGTATATATTAGAATTTAATGACCTAAATGAGAGGGAATAGAGTCAGGAGGTTCATGCAACAGAAATGAAGAATGGAGAATTGTAGCAAATGCattctaaaaaaataatatcAGGCTGACATCATAAATTGAATAGGCGTAAGTAAATAGAATGATAGAAAAATGTGTAGACAATTTTGTCTAACCCACCCgccacaaaaaataaaataatacaagcatCCAAAGCTGAATGATAACAGGTAACTTACTTGCACGAATCATAGACATCAGGAATTTGAGTGATATCAAACCTCCTGCAAGTTAATCCACATTATCAGAGACTGACTTTCATAAAACATATGTAAAATATTTAAGAATAATAATCTTGGCTTCagatatcatatttattttaagaaaacTGACTGCTGATTTAGATTATATCCTAATGTCTAGATGAATTACAAATTGAAAAAGTGAAATGTTTTGAGATATATATCAATGTTTCAAAAGAATACATGAATCTGTTTTGGCCCCCATATATAGGCTATGCTTGGATCTTGGGAAAAATTTATGAGGAAAAGAGTAGAGGAAAAAAGGAGGAAAATATTTCCTTAAAATCTTATAagagacttttttttttaataattttctcttttttaatatatttataattgttcaaaattttataaattgATACTACATTTaagatttatttttcttaaaaaagaaTTCTCAATATTTGTTTGGATCCAAACATGAGAAAATGATATCCTTTGGAATTAACTTTTTTCCTCTCCTAAAATCCAAGATCCAAACAAACGGTATAAAAAAAATGTTACACAAACAAGAATTTGCAAAACCACATTCAAGAGTGAGACACAACCAAGATAAAGTAGAAATAATAAATACTCACACTTTACGTTCGTTGTACAAGTCTCTTTCAAGCTTTCTCCAGCGAGCATACATCAAAAGAAATCCTTCGCTACCACATGGTAATCCAGCAGCAATACGGTCAATATCAATATTTGTCTTTCCAAGTGCCTTTGCTTGGTCGTAAGGGGGAATCACATCATAAGCACTAGACTCAGTAAGTTCTTCATCTTCATCTTTAGCTAGCAACCTTACTTGTTCTGTAACCTTCTTAGTCAATTCTACCTATTAATCGATTCAATATTATTTAGATGTCATATTAGCCATGAAATAAATGTTTAACGATAatcttcttaaaaaaaataaaagtgattaCCAATTTTGGTAGAAGGTCAAAAGCATTTAATGGCAGTCCAGCTCCATCAGCCATCCATGAAGGTGAACCATTGCTGTGAGCTGTCTTGGCACAAGAAGTGATGATCTCATTTAACTTTGCCTGCAAACATATAAtgtggaaaagaaagaattaCGACCTGGGAAAGAACATACCACAAACATTTAGGAAGATTGAGTAAACCAATGTTGAAATTAGAGGAAGAGAGGAACATCTTTTGATATTCAATATAACTGTTAACACTAAAAGATGTTGTACTGCAAAGAATCTGATCAGTCAAATAATGAACTAATTAGATTTGCTCTACTATTTTTGTAATCTATTCTGGGTTGCTGAAAAGCCCTGCCTTCTGTGCACGTTGAGGCTAATTGAACATTAGCTCACTGATCAAATCCAAGAATtataaaataacaattaaattcaaataGTTTAATTACGAAATATTTaacaacacacacacacacacacacacacacatatatatatacatatttttgttCTTTTTGTCTTTTGCTAAGTTCTGAAACAGGGTGATATATAATCATTGCGTGCTAGTAGTGAGAATAAGCATAATAACCTTGGCCTCTTTTATCTCAACACTGGCATTGTCAAGTCCGTCCAACATAGATGAGTCCTTGCTTACAAGGGAGACCTTTAAAATATGACACAGTCAGACTCAGTTCTGATTCCTCAATGACCAAAagaaattaaaacatttttaagaTAAAAGCCAACCAGGATTGGTGTTAGTTGTCCCTCTAGATCAAGGAGGCCTTTTGCAAATGCAGCGGCAGACATCTGTTTATAATTGCATTAAAAATCGTGTTACTCATTGAGGATGCCAAGTTTACGATTATCAATACAAGCAACAAAAAATTGATCTAAAAGTTTGAAGAGCAGAACAAGAAGAAAAGTAAGTGAAGCTTCTCGTGCAGATGTACCTGCACACGACCCTCATCAGAACTGTAGATTTTAAGATCATGACGATATGTACTATGAAGGCGAAGCAGGCCAGTTCCTTCACCTGCaattttataaaaaaacattttgaaaaggaacttagaaaaataaatcgTAATCAGAAAGCACTATGATTGACCACAAAAACATAAGCTGTTAACCTTTCCCATGCTTCTTAAGAAAAGGAAAACATCTAGAAGTCAAAACTACATGGTTTCAGGAGGTAAAAATGTTTATAGAAAGGTAATTGACAAACAAAAAATGTGCATGCAAAAAGGTAAATTCTGTCCATTACACATAATGTTGACTTCCTCTGAAGTTCTTGCCTAAATCATTATCATCAGGTATCTGGATGTATATTAGCCCTCCCTCCCTACCTACCTACCTATGAGCAACTCCTACTCTTGGGCCAAGAGTGACTATTTTTAGATGAGTTGTCATGGACTTTGGACACATGTTGTCTAGGAAAATATGTTCAAGAAAATTTATTGCATGAATTCCAACAAGTATGAAGGTAACCTGGATACATATTATTTCGGAAATATCTACCGAGTTCTTCAGCCTGAAAATAGATGAAAGAAATGAAAAACtaagataaataaattaactacaatataacaaataaagAAGACATAAAAGTAATACATCAGCACCTGCTTCCTGCCTGCATGTGTCAGGACACCTCCATATTTAAGGACCATTAGAGCTTCAACTGGTCGTTCCTCCTCGCCTTCACCATTAGCTTTTGCTACTTTAACCCACTTTAGTGGCTTTAACTGAACCTTTCTATATATTCCAGAGAAATGTCCCCCCTGAATATAATAATTTGCAGATGATTAGAGGCAGTTTAATGGTATATTGTAATGAATTCAGGACTCAACTCACACATAGATAATCTATACCCTTGGATCACATTACAACTAGCtgagtatttaaaagaaaaatgctAAATCTGAAATTACTATGGAACCTCTTCAAGGACAGCTTTAACTTGGCGAAGTTTTTCAGCATGCTCAAAATCTTCTGCTTCACTGTCACTTTCTCGACCTGGCCTAAACaatgcaaaaaataactaaaaattaaGAACACTTCTGTGCCACTCAAGGCTAGCTCACGTGGTTGGGTATGGATGTGTGTTGAATGGTGAGTTCAAGTCCCTTGTAAaggtttcttaaaaaaataattaagaacatTTCTGCTTTTTCATATAAAAATCAAATATCAAACTGTTTTACATTTGCCATAAAGGACTTCAAACACCATTAAATTTGAGAAAGGAAGAAAGGTGTAAAATGATGCAAGTTATGATATACATAACAAATGGCAAGCTATAAATGTAATTCATGAAGGGATCTAGAGACTACCTAATACGAGGTACAAGCATTCGAGTGGCATCTAGCAGATCTTGCAACTGGACAGCACTTTTCAGTTTTGTCTACACAAAGAGAACCGGCAACTAGTGGTTAGACTATACAATATCTCGAGCAAGAAAACGTTAAATGTAAAAGTAAAAGGAGCAAATAATAACTTCAGATCTAGGGCGTCCTCCATTGTACTTTAACATCAAGTTTAGAAGCTTTTCCTCGGTCACTTTCAGCTTCACCTTTTGTTTGGGAGTTCTATCACCACTGCTCAAAAACATAGCAAGGCTTagaaggatatatatatatatatatatatatataaatcttttGTAAAACCAAGAGAAGAGGAAGTGAAATATAACATACTGACGAATGATAGCAATCACACATCGTAACTCCTCAGACTGCCCAAATGTGCCAATGATTCCACTTCCTTGACGAGTTAAACCCTCAGAAGCCTGGCTTGGTTCATTGCTTTTCCATGGTAAAGTTGGCGGAATTACTGAAGAAAGATGAGGAGCTTTGGCATCTAAAAACATCTTCCTAAGAACACAAGCAGCATCATCGTAATACCTGCATTGAGGAAAAATAAACACTTACTCTTGCCAAGAAAGGAACAGAAGTGCCTGACATcattaaaaatatacatatatatgaagCATTATAAAATCTTAATGAAAACAGGTAAGTAAAATTAGTGACTCAATGAGCCAAAATAAGATCCACCAGTCAGTAAGTTTAAGTACTGAATCCAACACATTTGAGTGAAGGTTCTATGCAGGATTAAGAGAACTCATTGTCACTAATTGATGAAAATGATAAGAGCTTAATGAAGAATAAAATGTGTTTGTCCAGCTACAATCATCACGTAGAATCTCAACATCTTAAGCAGTTTTAGGAGGGGGCAAGGGGCTTGCAAAACAAGGTCAACGACAATTCTTCTGAACATTCAAAAAACACAAATTTTCAGGCTGAACTGATGAATCAAAATGTAAGGTAAAAGTCATTGACAACATTAGACACAAATAAGCCACTACAGCAATAAGACCACAAAACTTAGTTATTTGTACAGCACCATCTTAAAAGCATTACTTGTAAGAGTTTTTCACAAAACTCCATCCGTTCACATCACAAACATAGGAGCGCCCCTCG
It encodes the following:
- the LOC133818043 gene encoding inositol hexakisphosphate and diphosphoinositol-pentakisphosphate kinase VIP2-like isoform X4; translated protein: MEDDGDFGKKVTIGVCVMEKKMFSAPMKQILDRLQAFGEFEIIHFGDKVILEEPIERWPICDCLIAFYSNGYPLEKAEAYAALRKPFLVNELEPQHLLHDRRKVYERLEMYGIPVPRYALVNREKPYQELDYFVEEEDFVEVHNNRFWKPFVEKPVDGDNHSIMIYYPSSAGGGMKELFRKVGNRSSDFHPEVRRVRREGSYIYEEFMPTGGTDVKVYTVGPEYAHAEARKSPVVDGVVMRNPDGKEVRYPVLLTPMEKQMSREVCIAFRQSVCGFDLLRCEGRSYVCDVNGWSFVKNSYKYYDDAACVLRKMFLDAKAPHLSSVIPPTLPWKSNEPSQASEGLTRQGSGIIGTFGQSEELRCVIAIIRHGDRTPKQKVKLKVTEEKLLNLMLKYNGGRPRSETKLKSAVQLQDLLDATRMLVPRIRPGRESDSEAEDFEHAEKLRQVKAVLEEGGHFSGIYRKVQLKPLKWVKVAKANGEGEEERPVEALMVLKYGGVLTHAGRKQAEELGRYFRNNMYPGEGTGLLRLHSTYRHDLKIYSSDEGRVQMSAAAFAKGLLDLEGQLTPILVSLVSKDSSMLDGLDNASVEIKEAKAKLNEIITSCAKTAHSNGSPSWMADGAGLPLNAFDLLPKLVELTKKVTEQVRLLAKDEDEELTESSAYDVIPPYDQAKALGKTNIDIDRIAAGLPCGSEGFLLMYARWRKLERDLYNERKVRFDITQIPDVYDSCKYDLLHNAHLNLDGLDELFKVAQQLADGVIPNEYGINPKQKLKIGSKIARRLLGKMLIDLRNTREEAISVAELKCSQEQDSRLDTEKEDAEYQSMFNIKNDDMKKLSSSSEMLKVKIKNDDMRRTSTTTSEISLDQDEDDDKEPKYRLDPKYANVKTPERHVRTRLYFTSESHIHSLMNVLRYCNLDESLQEEDSLVCHSALERLHKTKELDYMSYIVLRMFENTEVALEDPKRYRIEMTFSRGADLSPLEKNDSEAASLHQEHTLPIMGPERLQEVGSYLTLETMEKMIRPFAMPAEDFPPPSTPAGFSGYFSKSAAVLERLVNLWPFHKNVNSSGK
- the LOC133818043 gene encoding inositol hexakisphosphate and diphosphoinositol-pentakisphosphate kinase VIP2-like isoform X3, translated to MEDDGDFGKKVTIGVCVMEKKVKSGPEMFSAPMKQILDRLQAFGEFEIIHFGDKVILEEPIERWPICDCLIAFYSNGYPLEKAEAYAALRKPFLVNELEPQHLLHDRRKVYERLEMYGIPVPRYALVNREKPYQELDYFVEEEDFVEVHNNRFWKPFVEKPVDGDNHSIMIYYPSSAGGGMKELFRKVGNRSSDFHPEVRRVRREGSYIYEEFMPTGGTDVKVYTVGPEYAHAEARKSPVVDGVVMRNPDGKEVRYPVLLTPMEKQMSREVCIAFRQSVCGFDLLRCEGRSYVCDVNGWSFVKNSYKYYDDAACVLRKMFLDAKAPHLSSVIPPTLPWKSNEPSQASEGLTRQGSGIIGTFGQSEELRCVIAIIRHGDRTPKQKVKLKVTEEKLLNLMLKYNGGRPRSETKLKSAVQLQDLLDATRMLVPRIRPGRESDSEAEDFEHAEKLRQVKAVLEEGGHFSGIYRKVQLKPLKWVKVAKANGEGEEERPVEALMVLKYGGVLTHAGRKQAEELGRYFRNNMYPGEGTGLLRLHSTYRHDLKIYSSDEGRVQMSAAAFAKGLLDLEGQLTPILVSLVSKDSSMLDGLDNASVEIKEAKAKLNEIITSCAKTAHSNGSPSWMADGAGLPLNAFDLLPKLVELTKKVTEQVRLLAKDEDEELTESSAYDVIPPYDQAKALGKTNIDIDRIAAGLPCGSEGFLLMYARWRKLERDLYNERKVRFDITQIPDVYDSCKYDLLHNAHLNLDGLDELFKVAQQLADGVIPNEYGINPKQKLKIGSKIARRLLGKMLIDLRNTREEAISVAELKCSQEQDSRLDTEKEDAEYQSMFNIKNDDMKKLSSSSEMLKVKIKNDDMRRTSTTTSEISLDQDEDDDKEPKYRLDPKYANVKTPERHVRTRLYFTSESHIHSLMNVLRYCNLDESLQEEDSLVCHSALERLHKTKELDYMSYIVLRMFENTEVALEDPKRYRIEMTFSRGADLSPLEKNDSEAASLHQEHTLPIMGPERLQEVGSYLTLETMEKMIRPFAMPAEDFPPPSTPAGFSGYFSKSAAVLERLVNLWPFHKNVNSSGK
- the LOC133818043 gene encoding inositol hexakisphosphate and diphosphoinositol-pentakisphosphate kinase VIP2-like isoform X1 → MQLDSDSVVFERTMEDDGDFGKKVTIGVCVMEKKVKSGPEMFSAPMKQILDRLQAFGEFEIIHFGDKVILEEPIERWPICDCLIAFYSNGYPLEKAEAYAALRKPFLVNELEPQHLLHDRRKVYERLEMYGIPVPRYALVNREKPYQELDYFVEEEDFVEVHNNRFWKPFVEKPVDGDNHSIMIYYPSSAGGGMKELFRKVGNRSSDFHPEVRRVRREGSYIYEEFMPTGGTDVKVYTVGPEYAHAEARKSPVVDGVVMRNPDGKEVRYPVLLTPMEKQMSREVCIAFRQSVCGFDLLRCEGRSYVCDVNGWSFVKNSYKYYDDAACVLRKMFLDAKAPHLSSVIPPTLPWKSNEPSQASEGLTRQGSGIIGTFGQSEELRCVIAIIRHGDRTPKQKVKLKVTEEKLLNLMLKYNGGRPRSETKLKSAVQLQDLLDATRMLVPRIRPGRESDSEAEDFEHAEKLRQVKAVLEEGGHFSGIYRKVQLKPLKWVKVAKANGEGEEERPVEALMVLKYGGVLTHAGRKQAEELGRYFRNNMYPGEGTGLLRLHSTYRHDLKIYSSDEGRVQMSAAAFAKGLLDLEGQLTPILVSLVSKDSSMLDGLDNASVEIKEAKAKLNEIITSCAKTAHSNGSPSWMADGAGLPLNAFDLLPKLVELTKKVTEQVRLLAKDEDEELTESSAYDVIPPYDQAKALGKTNIDIDRIAAGLPCGSEGFLLMYARWRKLERDLYNERKVRFDITQIPDVYDSCKYDLLHNAHLNLDGLDELFKVAQQLADGVIPNEYGINPKQKLKIGSKIARRLLGKMLIDLRNTREEAISVAELKCSQEQDSRLDTEKEDAEYQSMFNIKNDDMKKLSSSSEMLKVKIKNDDMRRTSTTTSEISLDQDEDDDKEPKYRLDPKYANVKTPERHVRTRLYFTSESHIHSLMNVLRYCNLDESLQEEDSLVCHSALERLHKTKELDYMSYIVLRMFENTEVALEDPKRYRIEMTFSRGADLSPLEKNDSEAASLHQEHTLPIMGPERLQEVGSYLTLETMEKMIRPFAMPAEDFPPPSTPAGFSGYFSKSAAVLERLVNLWPFHKNVNSSGK
- the LOC133818043 gene encoding inositol hexakisphosphate and diphosphoinositol-pentakisphosphate kinase VIP2-like isoform X2, yielding MQLDSDSVVFERTMEDDGDFGKKVTIGVCVMEKKMFSAPMKQILDRLQAFGEFEIIHFGDKVILEEPIERWPICDCLIAFYSNGYPLEKAEAYAALRKPFLVNELEPQHLLHDRRKVYERLEMYGIPVPRYALVNREKPYQELDYFVEEEDFVEVHNNRFWKPFVEKPVDGDNHSIMIYYPSSAGGGMKELFRKVGNRSSDFHPEVRRVRREGSYIYEEFMPTGGTDVKVYTVGPEYAHAEARKSPVVDGVVMRNPDGKEVRYPVLLTPMEKQMSREVCIAFRQSVCGFDLLRCEGRSYVCDVNGWSFVKNSYKYYDDAACVLRKMFLDAKAPHLSSVIPPTLPWKSNEPSQASEGLTRQGSGIIGTFGQSEELRCVIAIIRHGDRTPKQKVKLKVTEEKLLNLMLKYNGGRPRSETKLKSAVQLQDLLDATRMLVPRIRPGRESDSEAEDFEHAEKLRQVKAVLEEGGHFSGIYRKVQLKPLKWVKVAKANGEGEEERPVEALMVLKYGGVLTHAGRKQAEELGRYFRNNMYPGEGTGLLRLHSTYRHDLKIYSSDEGRVQMSAAAFAKGLLDLEGQLTPILVSLVSKDSSMLDGLDNASVEIKEAKAKLNEIITSCAKTAHSNGSPSWMADGAGLPLNAFDLLPKLVELTKKVTEQVRLLAKDEDEELTESSAYDVIPPYDQAKALGKTNIDIDRIAAGLPCGSEGFLLMYARWRKLERDLYNERKVRFDITQIPDVYDSCKYDLLHNAHLNLDGLDELFKVAQQLADGVIPNEYGINPKQKLKIGSKIARRLLGKMLIDLRNTREEAISVAELKCSQEQDSRLDTEKEDAEYQSMFNIKNDDMKKLSSSSEMLKVKIKNDDMRRTSTTTSEISLDQDEDDDKEPKYRLDPKYANVKTPERHVRTRLYFTSESHIHSLMNVLRYCNLDESLQEEDSLVCHSALERLHKTKELDYMSYIVLRMFENTEVALEDPKRYRIEMTFSRGADLSPLEKNDSEAASLHQEHTLPIMGPERLQEVGSYLTLETMEKMIRPFAMPAEDFPPPSTPAGFSGYFSKSAAVLERLVNLWPFHKNVNSSGK